The stretch of DNA CTCCACACCTTAAATCAACTGCTTGTGTGCAAAATCGGGTCTTTTGGGAAAACCCGGTGAAGACAGTATGTTGCAGTGTGggtccttaatttctttcctcctccGCCTACCCCCCACTGCAGTCCATCGTGAGGTGTGTCCCCGGTGTTGGGATCTACTTCGGCACCCTGTACACTCTGAAGCAGTACTTCCTGCGAGGCCACCCCCCCTCCGCCATGGAGTCGGTCATGCTGGGGGTGGGCTCTCGCTCTGTTGCAGGGGTCTGCCTGTCACCCATCACCGTCATCAAGACGCGTTATGAGGTGAGCTGGGTTACCTTAGGCCCTCAGGGTGGGGAAACAGGCACGGGGCTCTGGAGTCAAGTGGCCGCTGATGTCACTTCACCTCCCAGTTTGTAAACTAACGCAGAGTTGGTGTGGCCAGAGAGCCCATTTGTGCATGCGGTGCCCTGGTAGTGCCGCCTGCCCTGAAGGGGGCTCGGTTCAGTGTCCCAGGCCCTGTGCTTCCTCTGCAGAGCGGGAGGTACGGCTATGAGAGCATCTACGTGGCCCTGAGGAGCATCTACCGCAGCGAGGGCCCCCGGGGCCTCTTCAGTGGCCTGACAGCGACACTGCTTCGGGACGCACCCTTCTCTGGAATCTACCTGATGTTTTACACCCAGACCAAAAACATCGTGTGGCACGGTATGGATAAAGGAAGGTGTGGTGGGGAAGAGACCTTCCCAAAACGCGTTCCCACCACTTTCCCTGTGACCTTTGTTGTGGCCAGGAGAACGCTTGCTGCTCGTAGCAGCTCCGCATCCTGAGCAGCAGTTTAGGAACTGAGCCTGGGCATTGTGGGGGTCAGGGCCGGCTCCCCACTGCAGGCCACTGTGAGGCGTGTGCCTGGCGTTGGCACACGGCAGACGTGGTCCCTGCCCTTCAAGTTTAGCCTTTGGAAAGGGATGTACTGTAAGTCTAGAGTGGGGAATGGGGTGGAATAAAGCACTTTTACATAGGTCCTGTAAGCATACTTCCTAAATTTGCCTGATCTTAAGGTTGCTGGGTCCGACCCAAGACCTCCTAAATCAGAAGTTTGTTGGTAAGACCTGGGTGTTTTTTCAAGATGCAGTTGATGTGATTCATTTTCCAGACAAGTCTGGGAAACGCCAAATGGGTAGGAGCTGaaagaaaagtattattttcaCCTCCCTTGCTGTGTTCCCCGTTAATGTGCTTTTGGGCCCTCCCTTTGGGTGGAGAGAAAGGTGCCTGCCCTCGGGTATCCTGGCAGGCACACCCTGCCAGGAAGCTCATGCTGAACAAGACATGGGCAAACTCAGTGGGCGCTGAACACCACCCCCAAGCAGAGCCAGGTGTTGATGGAAACATTCGTCGGATGGTCCTGCATTCAGGGCGGTGTCTATGGATGATGCGAGCGAAGAATTGCCCCTGAGTCAGTGACCTGGGAAGGCTGGGTGCCGGCATCTTGGCAGCGGTGAGGAGCTGCAGTTGGGGTGCTCGGGGAGATTTGCTTCTCCCCGGGCGCCAGGAGGAGCGGCACTGCGGGCCGCAGCCTCATTTTACAGTGCAGAGTAAGGCAGTAAGGGAAGTCGGGCGCGCATTTTTAACTTCTCAAACCGTCTCTGCAAGTGTTTCTAAGTTTGGCATTGGAAATCATTTGAAACTCACAAAAACCCCACAAGGATATTGCAAATAACTTCTTAGCCCTTTACTATTCTCTTGCTGTGTGTATAGGTGGtcttaaatggtttttttttcaaaccatTTAAGACTAACTTGCAGACATGATGCTCCTTTACCCTGAAGTACCTCAGTGTGCGCTTCCTAAGAACAAAGACATTGTTATGTAACCATCTGACCAGATTCAGGAAATTTAACATAGATAcagctcttttatttattttttaatgattttatttatttatttttgagaggcaACATAGATATAGTTCTTTGCAGTCCAATTATAGTCTTAATTTCTGCAATTGTTCCAACAGTATACTTTGTagcaacttttatttttccacagtATAGACCAGTTTCATGATCTCAGCCTGGGCTTTTCCGATGTTTGCTTGTGACTAGGCTCAGTATTCATTTTTGGCAAAAGGACCTCATAAGTGAtgttgtgtccccagtgccttccATCAGGAAGCTCATGGCATCAGCCTGACCCATTGTGGGTGATGTTCACTTTTTGTCACGTGGGTAGGATTGCGTCTCCCCTGAAAactcagttattttttcttttgcaatgtGTGAGTGTCTCTGTGGGGAGAATCTCTGAACCTACGTAAATCCACATAAAACGTCCTGTTCCTTTCATCCGTCTGTTTGAGCGTCAGTCATTGGTTCTTGCCTGAGTCAATTATTATGTGACGGTAGCAAAGAGATGAAACTTTCACTCCATTGTTCCATCTACCTTTATCAGTTATACCTTTCAAAGTTTTAATTCTTAACCTTGTTTCAATCTAGCCCCTTCTGGCTTTGGGGAAGAATTAGTGGGCAACTTGGCACTGACACTTTCCTGATGAATGTGCGGCTTACAAGTCACTGAATGTCAGCTCTGTGCTATTGCAGACCAGTCGGATGCAGCCCTTATTCCCGCTGTGAATTTCAGCTGCGGGATATTTGCTGGCGTTCTGGCCTCGCTGGTGACTCAGCCCGCGGATGTGATCAAAACTCACATGCAGCTCTCCCCCGTGAAGTTTCGGTGGTTCGGCCAGGCGGTGACAATCATCTTCAAGGTGAGGCGAGAGAATAAGTGTGTGTTCTCACTGTCGTTCGGGCTCTCTCTCCAGAGTGCAGGGGCCGGCACAGATAACGCccctattttattacatataaagctttcattacaaaatcataagcacgtaattctgtaccaacaatgtcacactcaagcacaccacatgacattttaggtgaaatgttcaaattgctgtccatctcatgcgagACATTTGCAGACCCTAacggtgttacttctgctggactccATAGTAGTAGTTCTTATCCTTTACACAAGAGAATcgcctggggagcttttaaaaatccccaTTCCCAGGTCACAGCCTGGGCTGATTATATCAGAGTCTCTGGAGGGTGATACCCAGGGGTCAATATTTGAAGTTCCTCAGTGGTTCCAGTGTGTtaccaaggttgagaaccactgctaaaAACCTATGGGTTTTGGGGGAGCAGGGGTCTACAATAGGACAGCCCGTGATATTTGTTAAGGGTTCTACTCCAGACCTATTGAATCAGGCGATCTGGGGTGACCTAAGGATTTGATCAAGAACCCAGGAGGAAATATAGtcagaaaaaacccacaaacacatTGTTTCGATTCTAGCTGTTTGCTCTCACAAATGTTACTATAGAAGAGAACAAGGAGAGGAGATGTGAAATACACTAAAGTACTATTTAAAAGCCCCTGAGTTGGCCCTTGGCAAACAGGCACCGTTTGCCAGCAACTTGTCCACAGTAAATTTGTCACCTGCATCTTTAGATTCTTCTGGACTCTCAGTTTTTGAGCAGGGAAACGTGTGAGCACACGCATCAGCTGTCTGTTCCACCCTGGGTTTGAGCAGATACCTGTGAATCTGGTCGTATTCCTCACACTGCTtcagttgtctgctttttcttctctttacttaAAATCATAAAGTTTGAAATATATTCTTCAGTGTATGTGAAAATGGCAGGAGTGAGAACAGTAGGAATGAACAAATCAGTCCAGATTATCAGGGAGGAGTAAGAAGtgttttgtctttaaacttttgtATAGGGCCACCAAGAATATACAgtgaattaccaaaaaaaaagaagaagaagaagtgctCCCTCTGTGCAGAGAAATTGCCACAAAGGCATCTTGTTCCTTcaggctgggccagggcccagggcttgGCGAGCAGCCCTCGGTCCGGATTCCAGCTGTCACCTGGGGCCTGGCGCCGTGTGCGGCACCGGCTGAGCACCTGCACACAGCAGCCCTGTGTAAAGATTTTCAGCTAAGAAATGAATCCCCCTGGACAGAGCAAGCCTAGAAAGATAAGGTTTAGCCtctatgccaaaaaaaaaattttttttcaagtttattgtCTCCTTGGAACCATTAGTCATAGTTTTGACGTTATTTATAGAAGTCTAAAAACTGAGACTCCAAAATGGGGTAACAGGGAGAGACCCTCACTCTTGTGCGGGTATAATCGTTTTGCTACTTAACGAATTACTGACATTCATTTCCCTCCCAGGACTATGGGCTGCGTGGCTTCTTCCATGGTGGTGTCCCCCGAGCCCTCCGCAGGACTCTGATGGCAGCCATGGCGTGGACGGTCTATGAAGAGATGATGGCCAAGATGGGCCTGAAGTCCTGACCGCGAGGGCTCTGCGAAAAGATGGGATCTGTTGCCCGGCCTGGTTTTTGCCGAGGGCTGCTTCACCTCACTGTCCTGGAGTGGGATGAAGTCCTATCTGGAAAGCCAGGCAAACGTGTCACCTTGTTACCGAGTTCAAGTAGAGAATAGCTGGGCCTGACTCAGGCCTTCAGAATCTCCCAAAAGAGGAGTCACTGATACTTACAGCATACTGTGCGGTTAGGAGAAGGGTTTGCACACCCTGCAAGGCTACTGGAAAGCATTTCCCAAAAGTGAGCTCTGTCAGGGGTCTCTGCTGCAGCCCCTGCTGTACACCACAGTGCCTCTTTGGACCTGTTCTTGGGCAGGGAAGCGCACAGAAGGAGGAGCTGTGGGCCACCTGCTGTGGCTGAGGAgctccagctgggggtggggggtgtcctgCCGAGAGGAGTCACTGTCACCAGGTGGGAGTCCACCTCTGCGTGATATGTgttaggaggaggagggaaaggtgtCATCACTTAATTGGTCCCTCATCAACTTCACAAAAGCTCTGCAGGAGGGGAGGACAGTGGCTTCCTAGCCTCTAAGTGTCCAAATAAAGTGCACGAGTATCTTGGCCCCAGCATTGGTTCAACTCAGAGTTCTGGCATTTTTCTGCTGCTTAagttcagataaataaaatgaagcactTTATCGTTGAAAAGTGGAAAACCTACCGTATCACCCTGTTTTAAGACCTGGATAGGTCCTAAAATATAGGACCTGACATTTTTACACAGCTTTAGTTTACCTGGGATCAAGTTACCCGTTTCCAATACACTATTCAGTGGTTTTGAGTGACTTTACTCATTGGCACAGCCATCGCCGTAAATCAGCTTCAGAacacatttgccccaccctgagaTCTCACTCACAGCTCATCCTCCTTCTGAACCCCAGCTCCACTGGGGCAGCCACCTCTCTGCCCATAAATTTGCCTGTTCTGAATACCTCCTGGTAATGGAGTCATACAACATGTGGGCTCTTCtgtctggcctctttcactttgcatagaaTGAGGCTCGCCCATGATGTGGCATATTCCACACTTCGTCCTTTTTTATGGCAGAATACGACTGTACTGTATGCCTACACCATGTTATTTATCCACTCGTCGGTGGACTgatatttgaattgtttccactTTCGGGCTCTTATGAATGATGCCACTGTGaacatgcatgtacacatgttTCTGcgaacatttttatttctcatgtatgaggcctgtccaggaagtatccagccacgtgacatgcaaaatagagacatttattgaagatgatacaagatacaggaaacattgtacatagggcagtgatgcctcagtccccttcaaagtaggcaccttgggacctcacacagttctcccaatcgccatcagctgccccatcgaattttcctgaatcccatcgaaggtctgaaatctcttccctctctaaGGTgcttttagtttgggggaaagctAGAAGTTGCAGGGCTCCAAATCTGTTCTGTAGGGTggggtgagtcacctgggtgattggatgttcCACAAAAAACCTGCACAAGATagtgatgcgtgagcaggcatgttgtcgtgatggagctgccgatcaccagttgcccacagctgcggccttctgagtcatccgaataatttccgcagaggaatgttcaagcttaatgcaaaatttgatgcagattcattgctctccttgcttggtcattttgaatgtgacagccacacagtacacatgctcactcaacaggaGTCTACCGCCCCcacggactagtacagtgaagtcgtcattgttcacgcatgtgcgtTCCAGTCttctgtccttggctgccaggttacattggtgtctcacaaaccattctcatattaATGATGGTTCGACTTTTTCCGGGTAGACatcatacattttcatttttgttgcaaaagtagggttacataatacaaataatacagtaattaataaataatacaagagtaagcTCATgtactcacaagtgtaaacctacctttgcctgCTCCTGTATGCCTTGGAATGCTATTGTTTGGTCATGTGGCAACTACGCTTAATcatttgagaaactgccagacttctgaagtggctgcaccatttcacatcCCCAGCAGCAGTGTGAGGACTCCAGTCTCCCACATCCTCCTCAACACTTGCTATTGTCTGTTTCATTTATTACAGCCATTCTAGCAGGTACCCCGCGTTTCTCTATCCACTTTCAGGTTTAGGAAAGGGCCATTACTTTCTCCAagcagcaggaagaggaagtTTGGACTGTGATCCAGGCTGCCCAGGTTGGAAGGTTGGCTTTCCACTCATCAGACACGCTTGAAATTGTGTAGGAAGTGGGGATAGTAATCTC from Desmodus rotundus isolate HL8 chromosome 8, HLdesRot8A.1, whole genome shotgun sequence encodes:
- the SLC25A38 gene encoding mitochondrial glycine transporter isoform X2 — encoded protein: MIQNSSPALLQPQDVGDRMETLMLHPVIKAFLCGSISGTCSTLLFQPLDLLKTRLQTLQPSAPGSRRMGMLALLLQVVRTESLLGLWKGMSPSIVRCVPGVGIYFGTLYTLKQYFLRGHPPSAMESVMLGVGSRSVAGVCLSPITVIKTRYESGRYGYESIYVALRSIYRSEGPRGLFSGLTATLLRDAPFSGIYLMFYTQTKNIVWHDQSDAALIPAVNFSCGIFAGVLASLVTQPADVIKTHMQLSPVKFRWFGQAVTIIFKDYGLRGFFHGGVPRALRRTLMAAMAWTVYEEMMAKMGLKS
- the SLC25A38 gene encoding mitochondrial glycine transporter isoform X4, which codes for MIQNSSPALLQPQDVGDRMETLMLHPVIKAFLCGSISGTCSTLLFQPLDLLKTRLQTLQPSAPGSRRMGMLALLLQVVRTESLLGLWKGMSPSIVRCVPGVGIYFGTLYTLKQYFLRGHPPSAMESVMLGVGSRSVAGVCLSPITVIKTRYESGRYGYESIYVALRSIYRSEGPRGLFSGLTATLLRDAPFSGIYLMFYTQTKNIVWHGLWAAWLLPWWCPPSPPQDSDGSHGVDGL
- the SLC25A38 gene encoding mitochondrial glycine transporter isoform X3, whose translation is MQQRDHCEDQTGGPQLHPVIKAFLCGSISGTCSTLLFQPLDLLKTRLQTLQPSAPGSRRMGMLALLLQVVRTESLLGLWKGMSPSIVRCVPGVGIYFGTLYTLKQYFLRGHPPSAMESVMLGVGSRSVAGVCLSPITVIKTRYESGRYGYESIYVALRSIYRSEGPRGLFSGLTATLLRDAPFSGIYLMFYTQTKNIVWHDQSDAALIPAVNFSCGIFAGVLASLVTQPADVIKTHMQLSPVKFRWFGQAVTIIFKDYGLRGFFHGGVPRALRRTLMAAMAWTVYEEMMAKMGLKS
- the SLC25A38 gene encoding mitochondrial glycine transporter isoform X1, producing MRRSVGAVLLFMPRPESRPSQSPVLSKAWRHCSHLAALFPPLKCEDQTGGPQLHPVIKAFLCGSISGTCSTLLFQPLDLLKTRLQTLQPSAPGSRRMGMLALLLQVVRTESLLGLWKGMSPSIVRCVPGVGIYFGTLYTLKQYFLRGHPPSAMESVMLGVGSRSVAGVCLSPITVIKTRYESGRYGYESIYVALRSIYRSEGPRGLFSGLTATLLRDAPFSGIYLMFYTQTKNIVWHDQSDAALIPAVNFSCGIFAGVLASLVTQPADVIKTHMQLSPVKFRWFGQAVTIIFKDYGLRGFFHGGVPRALRRTLMAAMAWTVYEEMMAKMGLKS